From one Felis catus isolate Fca126 chromosome E2, F.catus_Fca126_mat1.0, whole genome shotgun sequence genomic stretch:
- the CD177 gene encoding CD177 antigen isoform X3, with protein MHEGKSWRREHKGAQALTCQRATREFLINVSEMPFRWKADHEVCANGWGCQDTLILIDNGLQVNIVLTKGCTPVGNQDARITEHRAGPGLSLLSYTHVCRHEDNCNNLSTTLPLWALPSTAGPGSLRCPVCLSKQDCESVTKVTCPAGSTHCYRGSIQLRGGGVFTVLRIQGCMSQEGCNVLNGTREIGSIIVSEDCSPNAFLTCEWGSELHTGRNLSRMPIRWTTTHKICDPGEVCEETLLLVEAGQSSVIVGSKGCTKGRPQDAPTVSIHSGPPGVLVASYAHFCSSNRCNRARSTSVLLNSLPRPAAPTPGDLQCPICVRGSAPCPENPENVTCPNGTTHCYSGYIRLYGGGITSKIHIQGCVTEASSSLLNQTQKIGIFSVAENSEEPLEPFLQDGAVPTRLLAWVVGLGLSLALWCGMPLC; from the exons ATGCATGAGGGAAAATCATGGAGAAGGGAACATAAAG GAGCGCAGGCCCTGACCTGTCAGAGGGCGACACGTGAGTTTCTGATTAATGTATCGGAAATGCCCTTTCGGTGGAAGGCGGACCACGAGGTATGTGCCAACGGCTGGGGCTGCCAAGACACGCTGATCCTCATTGACAACG GACTTCAAGTGAACATAGTACTCACCAAGGGCTGCACCCCGGTGGGGAATCAGGATGCCCGCATCACGGAGCACAGGGCAGGCCCcggcctctccctcctctcctacACCCACGTGTGCCGTCACGAAGACAACTGCAACAACCTGTCCACCACCCTCCCGCTCTGGGCCCTGCCCTCCACCGCAG GCCCGGGCTCCCTGCGGTGTCCGGTCTGCTTGTCTAAGCAGGACTGCGAGTCTGTGACAAAGGTGACCTGCCCGGCCGGGAGCACGCACTGCTACCGTGGCTCAATCCAGCTCAGGGGAG GGGGTGTCTTCACCGTTCTGAGAATCCAAGGATGCATGTCCCAAGAAGGCTGCAACGTGCTTAATGGGACTCGGGAAATCGGGTCCATCATTGTGAGTGAGGACTGCAGCCCTAACG CGTTTCTGACCTGTGAATGGGGGAGCGAGTTACACACTGGTCGAAACCTGTCTCGGATGCCCATCAGGTGGACCACAACTCACAAGATTTGTGACCCTGGGGAGGTGTGTGAGGAGACTCTTCTGCTGGTAGAGGCAG GACAGAGCTCAGTCATAGTGGGAAGCAAAGGCTGCACCAAGGGCAGGCCGCAGGATGCCCCGACTGTCTCCATACACTCGGGGCCCCCCGGAGTGCTGGTCGCCTCCTATGCCCATTTCTGCTCCTCCAACAGGTGCAACAGGGCCAGGAGTACCAGCGTCCTACTGAACTCTCTCCCTCGTCCAG ctgcccccaccccgggAGACTTGCAGTGTCCCATCTGTGTGCGGGGCTCTGCCCCGTGCCCAGAAAACCCGGAAAACGTTACATGCCCTAACGGCACGACTCACTGTTACAGCGGTTACATTAGGCTCTATGGAG GTGGGATCACCTCTAAAATCCATATTCAGGGCTGCGTGACCGAAGCTTCCAGCTCCTTGTTGAACCAAACACAGAAAATTGGGATCTTCTCCGTGGCTGAGAATTCGGAGGAGCCGCTCGAGCCCTTTCTCCAAGACGGAGCTGTCCCCACCCGCCTACTGGCTTGGGTGGTGGGACTTGGCTTGTCCCTAGCCCTCTGGTGTGGGATGCCTCTCTGCTGA
- the CD177 gene encoding CD177 antigen isoform X2, translated as MSPALQLALLGATLVLPRAQALTCQRATREFLINVSEMPFRWKADHEVCANGWGCQDTLILIDNGLQVNIVLTKGCTPVGNQDARITEHRAGPGLSLLSYTHVCRHEDNCNNLSTTLPLWALPSTAGPGSLRCPVCLSKQDCESVTKVTCPAGSTHCYRGSIQLRGGGVFTVLRIQGCMSQEGCNVLNGTREIGSIIVSEDCSPNAFLTCEWGSELHTGRNLSRMPIRWTTTHKICDPGEVCEETLLLVEAGQSSVIVGSKGCTKGRPQDAPTVSIHSGPPGVLVASYAHFCSSNRCNRARSTSVLLNSLPRPAAPTPGDLQCPICVRGSAPCPENPENVTCPNGTTHCYSGYIRLYGGGITSKIHIQGCVTEASSSLLNQTQKIGIFSVAENSEEPLEPFLQDGAVPTRLLAWVVGLGLSLALWCGMPLC; from the exons ATGAGCCCTGCGCTGCAGCTGGCTCTCCTGGGCGCCACCCTCGTGTTGCCCC GAGCGCAGGCCCTGACCTGTCAGAGGGCGACACGTGAGTTTCTGATTAATGTATCGGAAATGCCCTTTCGGTGGAAGGCGGACCACGAGGTATGTGCCAACGGCTGGGGCTGCCAAGACACGCTGATCCTCATTGACAACG GACTTCAAGTGAACATAGTACTCACCAAGGGCTGCACCCCGGTGGGGAATCAGGATGCCCGCATCACGGAGCACAGGGCAGGCCCcggcctctccctcctctcctacACCCACGTGTGCCGTCACGAAGACAACTGCAACAACCTGTCCACCACCCTCCCGCTCTGGGCCCTGCCCTCCACCGCAG GCCCGGGCTCCCTGCGGTGTCCGGTCTGCTTGTCTAAGCAGGACTGCGAGTCTGTGACAAAGGTGACCTGCCCGGCCGGGAGCACGCACTGCTACCGTGGCTCAATCCAGCTCAGGGGAG GGGGTGTCTTCACCGTTCTGAGAATCCAAGGATGCATGTCCCAAGAAGGCTGCAACGTGCTTAATGGGACTCGGGAAATCGGGTCCATCATTGTGAGTGAGGACTGCAGCCCTAACG CGTTTCTGACCTGTGAATGGGGGAGCGAGTTACACACTGGTCGAAACCTGTCTCGGATGCCCATCAGGTGGACCACAACTCACAAGATTTGTGACCCTGGGGAGGTGTGTGAGGAGACTCTTCTGCTGGTAGAGGCAG GACAGAGCTCAGTCATAGTGGGAAGCAAAGGCTGCACCAAGGGCAGGCCGCAGGATGCCCCGACTGTCTCCATACACTCGGGGCCCCCCGGAGTGCTGGTCGCCTCCTATGCCCATTTCTGCTCCTCCAACAGGTGCAACAGGGCCAGGAGTACCAGCGTCCTACTGAACTCTCTCCCTCGTCCAG ctgcccccaccccgggAGACTTGCAGTGTCCCATCTGTGTGCGGGGCTCTGCCCCGTGCCCAGAAAACCCGGAAAACGTTACATGCCCTAACGGCACGACTCACTGTTACAGCGGTTACATTAGGCTCTATGGAG GTGGGATCACCTCTAAAATCCATATTCAGGGCTGCGTGACCGAAGCTTCCAGCTCCTTGTTGAACCAAACACAGAAAATTGGGATCTTCTCCGTGGCTGAGAATTCGGAGGAGCCGCTCGAGCCCTTTCTCCAAGACGGAGCTGTCCCCACCCGCCTACTGGCTTGGGTGGTGGGACTTGGCTTGTCCCTAGCCCTCTGGTGTGGGATGCCTCTCTGCTGA
- the CD177 gene encoding CD177 antigen isoform X4 produces MPFRWKADHEVCANGWGCQDTLILIDNGLQVNIVLTKGCTPVGNQDARITEHRAGPGLSLLSYTHVCRHEDNCNNLSTTLPLWALPSTAGPGSLRCPVCLSKQDCESVTKVTCPAGSTHCYRGSIQLRGGGVFTVLRIQGCMSQEGCNVLNGTREIGSIIVSEDCSPNAFLTCEWGSELHTGRNLSRMPIRWTTTHKICDPGEVCEETLLLVEAGQSSVIVGSKGCTKGRPQDAPTVSIHSGPPGVLVASYAHFCSSNRCNRARSTSVLLNSLPRPAAPTPGDLQCPICVRGSAPCPENPENVTCPNGTTHCYSGYIRLYGGGITSKIHIQGCVTEASSSLLNQTQKIGIFSVAENSEEPLEPFLQDGAVPTRLLAWVVGLGLSLALWCGMPLC; encoded by the exons ATGCCCTTTCGGTGGAAGGCGGACCACGAGGTATGTGCCAACGGCTGGGGCTGCCAAGACACGCTGATCCTCATTGACAACG GACTTCAAGTGAACATAGTACTCACCAAGGGCTGCACCCCGGTGGGGAATCAGGATGCCCGCATCACGGAGCACAGGGCAGGCCCcggcctctccctcctctcctacACCCACGTGTGCCGTCACGAAGACAACTGCAACAACCTGTCCACCACCCTCCCGCTCTGGGCCCTGCCCTCCACCGCAG GCCCGGGCTCCCTGCGGTGTCCGGTCTGCTTGTCTAAGCAGGACTGCGAGTCTGTGACAAAGGTGACCTGCCCGGCCGGGAGCACGCACTGCTACCGTGGCTCAATCCAGCTCAGGGGAG GGGGTGTCTTCACCGTTCTGAGAATCCAAGGATGCATGTCCCAAGAAGGCTGCAACGTGCTTAATGGGACTCGGGAAATCGGGTCCATCATTGTGAGTGAGGACTGCAGCCCTAACG CGTTTCTGACCTGTGAATGGGGGAGCGAGTTACACACTGGTCGAAACCTGTCTCGGATGCCCATCAGGTGGACCACAACTCACAAGATTTGTGACCCTGGGGAGGTGTGTGAGGAGACTCTTCTGCTGGTAGAGGCAG GACAGAGCTCAGTCATAGTGGGAAGCAAAGGCTGCACCAAGGGCAGGCCGCAGGATGCCCCGACTGTCTCCATACACTCGGGGCCCCCCGGAGTGCTGGTCGCCTCCTATGCCCATTTCTGCTCCTCCAACAGGTGCAACAGGGCCAGGAGTACCAGCGTCCTACTGAACTCTCTCCCTCGTCCAG ctgcccccaccccgggAGACTTGCAGTGTCCCATCTGTGTGCGGGGCTCTGCCCCGTGCCCAGAAAACCCGGAAAACGTTACATGCCCTAACGGCACGACTCACTGTTACAGCGGTTACATTAGGCTCTATGGAG GTGGGATCACCTCTAAAATCCATATTCAGGGCTGCGTGACCGAAGCTTCCAGCTCCTTGTTGAACCAAACACAGAAAATTGGGATCTTCTCCGTGGCTGAGAATTCGGAGGAGCCGCTCGAGCCCTTTCTCCAAGACGGAGCTGTCCCCACCCGCCTACTGGCTTGGGTGGTGGGACTTGGCTTGTCCCTAGCCCTCTGGTGTGGGATGCCTCTCTGCTGA